A genomic stretch from Desulfotignum balticum DSM 7044 includes:
- the rffA gene encoding dTDP-4-amino-4,6-dideoxygalactose transaminase has protein sequence MPIRFNIPPRAGRELEYIKEAINTGRLAGNGAFTKRCHAVLQMMIGAGKVLLTPSCTDALEMAAILAEVGPGDEVIMPSFTFVSTANAFVLRGATPVFVDIEAETLNINPEQVASAVTSKTKAIVPVHYAGVGCNMDSLKRIAKKSGLLLIEDAAQGVMSEINGSPLGSMGDLAALSFHETKNIVSGEGGALLINNPGLFERAEIIWEKGTNRSKFIRGEVDKYTWVDVGSSYLPSELQAAFLLAQLESAEEITGQRMAAWQRYRQNLLPLEQAGRLRLPVIPQGYKHNAHMFYILLNSAKEQAIVLEGMKKAEINAVFHYQPLHSAPAGRLYGRAHGALKVTDDFSARLVRLPVFAELTAEQVDHICSVLDQVISG, from the coding sequence ATGCCGATCAGATTCAACATTCCTCCGCGTGCAGGACGCGAGCTTGAATACATCAAGGAAGCGATCAATACCGGTCGTCTGGCTGGCAACGGCGCATTCACCAAACGTTGCCATGCCGTATTGCAGATGATGATCGGGGCGGGCAAGGTGCTGCTCACCCCTTCATGCACTGATGCGCTCGAGATGGCGGCCATACTCGCTGAAGTGGGGCCGGGAGACGAAGTCATCATGCCCTCGTTCACCTTTGTTTCAACCGCCAATGCCTTTGTCTTGCGGGGCGCGACTCCGGTATTTGTAGATATCGAGGCAGAGACTTTGAACATCAACCCTGAGCAGGTGGCAAGTGCCGTCACATCCAAGACCAAAGCCATCGTCCCGGTGCATTACGCAGGGGTCGGCTGCAACATGGACAGCCTGAAGCGGATCGCTAAGAAATCCGGCCTGCTGCTAATTGAGGATGCCGCGCAAGGGGTGATGTCAGAAATCAACGGTTCGCCCTTGGGCAGCATGGGAGATCTGGCGGCACTGAGCTTCCATGAAACCAAGAACATCGTTTCCGGTGAAGGTGGTGCATTGCTGATCAATAACCCCGGGCTGTTTGAACGGGCCGAGATCATCTGGGAGAAAGGAACCAACCGTTCCAAGTTCATTCGCGGAGAGGTGGACAAATACACCTGGGTGGATGTCGGATCATCTTATCTTCCCAGTGAGTTGCAGGCAGCATTTCTGCTGGCGCAACTGGAATCGGCGGAAGAGATTACCGGGCAGCGCATGGCAGCCTGGCAGCGATACCGCCAGAACCTTCTTCCCCTCGAACAGGCCGGCCGGTTACGCCTGCCGGTGATCCCTCAAGGATATAAACACAACGCCCACATGTTTTATATCCTGCTGAACTCAGCTAAAGAACAGGCTATAGTGCTGGAAGGGATGAAAAAGGCGGAGATCAATGCGGTGTTTCACTACCAGCCCTTGCATAGCGCCCCAGCCGGGCGGCTGTATGGTCGGGCACACGGGGCGCTCAAGGTTACTGACGACTTTTCCGCCCGGCTGGTGCGCCTGCCAGTTTTTGCTGAGTTGACTGCGGAACAGGTGGATCACATTTGCTCAGTGCTCGATCAAGTGATTAGCGGGTGA
- a CDS encoding glycosyltransferase, with protein MQIIVIGMHRSGTSMISGLLESMGCFFGYETFRMLPAADNPKGFWERNDVKELNDYILAAAGGSWWDVAALDFSSIPSKDLEFITKNIKTILREMNQHRPWFIKDPRMCLTLPFWIELLENPVFVHVLRHPLQIAKSLQKRNSLPEEYSLCLWEFYNLTLLKNLDKKKKMEVSYNAFIEKPYENTLRIYNFLNKQPNGSGLNKLNRQEVENFIDPALCHFDETNDAADLITPEQYNLFKKLHGSDFYSPSAEEIKKATEKMTQSKIQSDWYNQMSGRVNAELADTKIKNIEKENAGLKIEKNSLESKNTGLEIEKSRLESKNTGLEIEKSRLESENTGLEIEKSRLESENAKLKHFHRETTDRLTALFNSRSIRGLAFLSRVLRGRKKGVPAEMVEIKKILEAIENDKSQTEKSSAQISSVLTYLPNTKLLMQIITLRRIKTSFKLLLESKKNYPVIKKRFNEFKKIAQTVHKNILNERELNIIDRYSLPESSDSKRPDALTSEQATQFFKDLKDLSKEVVSKTPRFPVVSIIIPVYNQIRFTLACIHSIMESDWCYEYEIIIADDNSTDQTEALFRQNFPGIRYLRHESNLGFIENCNNAAKIANGKYLIFLNNDTIVMKDWLDELINTFEYAPEIGLAGSKLVYPEGRLQEAGGIVFCDGSAWNYGRLQDSFDPKFNYARDADYCSGASLAIRAELWDEIGGFDTLYRPAYYEDTDLAFKVRNSGYKVVYQPLSTVVHFEGISSGKSERSGTKKYQRINKGKFYSKWIETLEKYGPRDPEKLPVNRFIRGKVLMIDATTPTPDKDSGSMDAFNYMKILKEIGFHVSFIPFDAVYRDKYTADLQRIGIECLYLPWIKTVNDAAKKMASNFDIIILCRVKTAASVLNTILSCASKSKLIFDTVDLHYLREEREAKLLKSEHITKTAEKTRKLELEIIRQCNISFFRSTYEIELVKKMVPEANLVHLPIVRKMPVLPKTSFENRENIVFIGGFAHPPNIDAVKYFVSDVWPLIRPVYGGKFIIAGSSLPDEIKALASEDIIIKGYVKNLSDLFNSCLLTVAPLRYGAGTKGKVITSLSYGVPCVATSVAAEGCGFVDGKHLIIADEPIAMAKKIMNLVNDQKFWQQISEAGLTYCSQNFSEDAIKQKLDNIMKEFYSL; from the coding sequence ATGCAGATAATTGTTATAGGGATGCATCGTTCCGGTACATCCATGATCTCAGGTTTATTGGAGTCGATGGGGTGCTTTTTTGGATATGAAACGTTTAGAATGTTACCTGCCGCAGACAATCCAAAAGGGTTTTGGGAAAGAAATGATGTTAAGGAATTGAATGATTATATTCTTGCAGCCGCGGGTGGAAGCTGGTGGGATGTAGCCGCATTGGATTTTTCATCTATCCCTTCGAAGGATTTAGAGTTTATAACCAAAAATATAAAAACAATACTCCGGGAAATGAATCAGCATCGTCCTTGGTTTATTAAAGATCCAAGAATGTGCCTAACCCTTCCATTTTGGATTGAGCTGCTTGAAAACCCCGTCTTTGTTCATGTGCTTCGCCATCCACTTCAAATTGCTAAGTCTTTACAAAAAAGAAATAGCTTGCCTGAGGAATACAGTCTTTGTTTGTGGGAATTTTATAATCTGACTCTGCTCAAGAACCTTGATAAAAAAAAGAAAATGGAAGTTTCCTATAATGCGTTTATTGAAAAGCCGTACGAAAACACATTAAGAATTTATAATTTTCTGAACAAGCAGCCGAATGGCTCCGGGTTGAATAAGTTGAATAGGCAGGAAGTTGAAAATTTCATTGATCCTGCGCTTTGCCATTTTGATGAAACAAATGATGCTGCCGATTTAATTACGCCTGAACAGTATAATTTGTTTAAAAAATTGCATGGATCCGATTTTTATAGTCCGTCTGCCGAAGAAATTAAAAAAGCAACCGAAAAAATGACCCAATCTAAAATTCAAAGTGACTGGTATAATCAGATGTCTGGTCGAGTTAATGCTGAATTGGCTGACACAAAAATAAAAAACATTGAAAAAGAAAACGCCGGATTGAAAATTGAGAAGAACAGTTTGGAATCAAAAAATACCGGATTGGAAATTGAGAAGAGCCGTTTGGAGTCAAAAAATACCGGATTGGAAATTGAGAAGAGCCGTTTGGAGTCAGAAAATACCGGATTGGAAATTGAGAAGAGCCGTTTGGAGTCAGAAAATGCCAAGTTAAAACATTTTCATAGAGAGACGACTGACCGGCTCACAGCTCTTTTTAATTCTCGATCTATCCGGGGCTTGGCTTTTCTAAGTAGAGTTTTAAGGGGGCGGAAAAAGGGAGTTCCCGCAGAAATGGTTGAAATAAAGAAAATTCTGGAAGCTATTGAAAATGATAAATCTCAAACAGAAAAATCTTCAGCTCAAATTTCATCGGTGTTAACGTATTTGCCCAATACAAAATTGTTGATGCAAATTATAACATTGAGGCGTATAAAGACATCTTTTAAACTGTTGCTGGAGTCTAAAAAAAACTATCCCGTTATTAAGAAACGATTTAATGAATTTAAAAAAATAGCACAAACAGTTCACAAAAATATTCTGAACGAACGGGAATTGAATATTATTGACCGTTATAGTCTTCCTGAATCATCTGATTCTAAGCGCCCTGATGCTTTAACATCAGAACAGGCCACGCAATTTTTCAAAGATTTAAAAGATCTGTCGAAAGAGGTCGTTTCAAAAACACCTCGATTTCCTGTTGTCTCAATTATAATTCCTGTTTACAATCAAATCCGATTTACTCTGGCTTGTATTCATTCCATCATGGAATCTGATTGGTGTTATGAATACGAGATTATTATTGCAGATGATAACTCTACAGATCAAACAGAGGCTCTGTTCCGTCAGAATTTCCCAGGTATTCGATATTTGCGCCATGAATCCAATCTGGGTTTTATCGAAAACTGTAACAATGCCGCCAAAATTGCTAATGGTAAATATCTTATTTTTTTAAATAATGACACAATTGTTATGAAAGATTGGCTGGACGAACTTATAAATACGTTTGAATATGCCCCGGAAATCGGGTTGGCAGGATCTAAACTGGTTTATCCTGAAGGCCGCCTTCAGGAGGCGGGCGGTATCGTATTTTGTGATGGCAGCGCATGGAATTACGGGCGGCTTCAGGATTCATTTGATCCAAAATTCAACTATGCCAGAGATGCTGACTATTGCTCGGGTGCTTCTTTGGCCATCAGGGCAGAATTGTGGGATGAAATAGGGGGGTTTGATACATTGTATCGGCCGGCCTATTATGAAGATACTGATTTGGCGTTTAAGGTGAGAAACTCTGGATACAAAGTTGTGTACCAGCCGTTGTCCACAGTGGTGCATTTTGAAGGCATCAGCAGTGGAAAATCAGAAAGATCGGGAACAAAAAAATATCAACGCATAAACAAAGGTAAATTTTATTCCAAATGGATTGAAACACTTGAAAAATATGGACCGAGAGATCCGGAGAAACTACCTGTCAATCGGTTCATTCGGGGAAAAGTGTTGATGATAGATGCCACAACACCAACTCCGGATAAAGATTCAGGTTCCATGGATGCGTTCAACTACATGAAGATTTTGAAAGAGATCGGTTTCCATGTCAGTTTTATTCCGTTTGATGCTGTTTACAGAGACAAATATACAGCAGATTTGCAAAGAATTGGTATCGAGTGTCTGTATTTACCGTGGATTAAAACAGTGAATGATGCTGCAAAGAAAATGGCTTCCAATTTTGATATTATAATTTTGTGCAGAGTTAAAACAGCTGCATCCGTTTTAAATACCATCTTATCATGTGCTTCGAAAAGCAAGCTTATTTTTGATACAGTAGATCTTCACTATCTTCGGGAGGAACGGGAAGCAAAGTTACTGAAGTCAGAACATATCACCAAAACGGCAGAAAAAACGCGAAAACTTGAATTAGAAATTATAAGACAATGCAATATTTCATTTTTTCGCAGCACCTATGAAATTGAACTGGTCAAGAAAATGGTTCCTGAAGCCAATTTGGTTCATTTGCCTATTGTAAGAAAAATGCCGGTGTTGCCGAAAACATCTTTTGAAAATCGTGAGAATATTGTTTTTATAGGAGGGTTTGCACATCCTCCTAATATCGATGCAGTCAAGTATTTTGTTTCTGACGTATGGCCCCTGATTCGACCTGTTTATGGTGGGAAATTCATAATTGCAGGCAGTTCCCTGCCGGATGAGATAAAGGCGTTGGCATCAGAGGATATCATTATCAAGGGATATGTCAAAAATTTGTCAGATCTTTTTAACTCATGTCTGCTGACAGTTGCGCCATTGAGATATGGTGCCGGTACAAAAGGCAAGGTGATCACAAGCCTGAGTTACGGTGTCCCTTGTGTCGCTACTTCCGTAGCTGCCGAAGGGTGTGGTTTTGTTGACGGTAAGCATCTGATTATTGCAGATGAGCCTATAGCCATGGCCAAAAAAATAATGAATCTTGTCAATGATCAAAAATTCTGGCAACAAATATCAGAAGCGGGGTTGACATACTGCAGTCAAAATTTTTCAGAAGATGCAATTAAACAGAAGTTAGATAATATTATGAAGGAGTTTTATTCACTTTGA
- a CDS encoding class I SAM-dependent methyltransferase, translated as MQKTTGIYSMLSAAWVYETLMTLLGGKRKRQILVNEYIRPEKGMKILDCGCGPAEIVSFLPGVEYLGIDLSPAYIDQARAQFGEYGEFQVQSAAEIAVSGRKFDLVMALGLLHHLNDEQANALLATAYSALIPGGRLLTFDGVFVEKQSLLARFFLKRDRGQNVRWQKEYEKLATGVFGSDNVISDIRTDMTRIPYTHILLQCRKC; from the coding sequence ATGCAGAAAACTACCGGAATTTATTCCATGCTTTCCGCTGCATGGGTGTATGAGACGTTGATGACTTTGCTTGGAGGCAAACGCAAACGCCAAATATTGGTTAATGAATATATCCGGCCAGAAAAAGGAATGAAGATTCTGGACTGTGGCTGTGGTCCGGCCGAAATCGTTTCTTTCCTACCTGGGGTGGAATACCTTGGGATTGACTTATCACCGGCTTATATTGACCAGGCACGCGCTCAATTTGGTGAATATGGCGAATTTCAAGTTCAATCGGCGGCCGAGATTGCAGTGTCGGGGAGAAAATTTGACTTGGTGATGGCGCTTGGCTTGCTCCATCATCTGAATGATGAACAGGCTAATGCGCTTTTAGCAACAGCATATTCCGCACTGATACCGGGCGGAAGGCTGCTTACTTTTGATGGGGTCTTTGTGGAGAAACAGTCATTATTGGCGCGATTTTTTCTTAAACGCGACCGAGGACAGAACGTGCGGTGGCAAAAGGAGTATGAAAAATTGGCTACAGGAGTATTTGGTTCTGATAACGTAATTTCTGACATTCGCACAGATATGACCCGCATTCCTTACACGCATATTTTGCTGCAATGCCGGAAGTGTTGA
- a CDS encoding sulfotransferase family protein, translated as MSRHLFIIGAQRSGTTYLYKILDAHPEVCMAKPIKPEPKYFMDPANAGSGYDVYYTKYFSDAGDVFWLGEKSTSYIECNEAALAIRQTVPDATILVILRDPVERAISHYSFTRDHGLEPYGIERAINEEPSRMHSWHSVGTSVSPYKYTERGKYAQYLEHWEKLFGKDRLILLVAEQFMGQQTEISALYDRLGITSHFVPPSLRERVNVGSAGRGRCKLSDGLRASLHAMFRPWNRKLEKYYGLDLSCWEEKA; from the coding sequence ATGAGTAGGCATCTGTTCATCATCGGTGCCCAGCGATCCGGGACTACTTACCTTTACAAGATATTGGATGCGCATCCTGAAGTATGCATGGCCAAGCCGATCAAGCCGGAGCCGAAATATTTCATGGACCCAGCCAATGCTGGCTCAGGCTATGACGTCTATTACACGAAATATTTCTCGGATGCCGGTGATGTTTTCTGGCTGGGTGAGAAAAGCACATCTTATATAGAGTGTAACGAAGCGGCGCTTGCGATCAGACAAACTGTCCCTGACGCGACGATCCTGGTTATATTGCGCGACCCTGTGGAGAGGGCCATCTCGCATTACAGCTTCACCAGGGATCACGGCCTTGAACCATACGGCATTGAACGAGCAATCAACGAAGAGCCATCACGCATGCATTCATGGCACTCCGTCGGCACCTCTGTCTCTCCTTATAAATATACCGAGCGGGGCAAGTATGCCCAATACTTGGAGCACTGGGAAAAACTGTTTGGAAAAGATCGATTAATTCTGCTCGTGGCAGAGCAGTTTATGGGCCAACAAACGGAGATATCCGCGCTCTATGACCGGTTAGGGATAACGTCTCACTTTGTCCCCCCCAGCCTGAGGGAGCGAGTGAATGTCGGTTCTGCCGGGAGAGGGCGGTGTAAGTTGTCCGATGGGCTCAGGGCATCTTTGCATGCAATGTTCCGCCCCTGGAACCGCAAGTTGGAAAAATACTATGGGTTGGATCTGTCATGCTGGGAGGAAAAAGCGTGA
- a CDS encoding sulfotransferase family 2 domain-containing protein: MIDVILNRPGGLIKQLSEKLRLNNNEASQRIIILHNHAFKNAGSTIDWALEKNFNKAFIDHRDDKNMKKGAAYLGPYLIENLNISALSSHHVRLPLPTVQNVKILMIMMFRHPIERVTSVYFFEKKQINAKTLGAKFARTHDLSEYIKWRLRPDVPRAIRNFHLFKLIPLPSNWKKQENSNDLKNAQKVVDDNMMTGFVEKFDESMVLFEEVLRPYFPDIDLSYKIQNVNQRLDDTTEKRIERLENEIGKKGFNSLMEHNRMDLDLYKYAWKQFEKKIQQISDFDAKLDEFKIRCKRYN; encoded by the coding sequence TTGATCGATGTGATTTTAAACAGACCAGGTGGATTAATCAAACAACTGTCTGAAAAGCTCAGGCTGAACAATAATGAGGCAAGCCAGCGGATCATAATACTCCATAACCATGCATTTAAAAATGCTGGTTCAACGATTGATTGGGCGCTTGAAAAGAATTTTAACAAAGCCTTTATTGATCATAGAGATGATAAAAATATGAAAAAGGGGGCTGCCTATCTTGGTCCATATCTGATAGAAAATTTAAATATTTCAGCACTCTCAAGTCATCATGTACGCCTCCCGCTGCCAACGGTTCAAAATGTTAAAATTTTGATGATTATGATGTTCCGTCACCCGATCGAAAGAGTAACCTCTGTCTATTTTTTTGAAAAAAAACAAATAAATGCCAAGACACTCGGGGCAAAATTTGCGCGGACACATGATTTGTCAGAGTATATAAAATGGCGGTTACGCCCCGATGTCCCAAGAGCTATACGAAATTTTCATTTGTTCAAGTTGATCCCACTACCCTCAAATTGGAAGAAACAAGAAAATTCAAATGATTTGAAAAATGCACAAAAAGTGGTAGATGACAATATGATGACCGGATTTGTTGAAAAATTCGATGAAAGCATGGTTCTTTTTGAAGAGGTGCTACGTCCTTATTTTCCCGACATTGATCTTTCCTACAAGATTCAGAACGTGAATCAAAGACTTGATGATACAACTGAGAAACGTATCGAAAGATTAGAAAATGAAATTGGGAAGAAGGGGTTTAATTCCCTTATGGAGCATAATAGAATGGATTTGGACCTTTATAAATATGCTTGGAAACAATTTGAAAAAAAAATACAGCAGATCTCTGATTTTGATGCCAAGTTGGATGAATTTAAAATTCGTTGCAAGAGATATAATTGA
- a CDS encoding EamA family transporter: MISLHESLVSLLFTLLFTAAGQLLFRMYYVRKKKIYLASALGAFLAVPILSYLALLNLTLAFVYMSTALIHVLVLIMSHMFLKEHLTQKQYISMSLIVVGIIVFNL; this comes from the coding sequence ATGATCAGCCTTCATGAATCTCTCGTGTCTTTGCTCTTCACCCTGCTATTCACAGCCGCTGGGCAGTTGTTGTTCAGGATGTACTACGTGCGTAAAAAAAAGATATACTTGGCATCTGCGCTGGGAGCTTTTCTGGCTGTACCGATTTTGAGCTACCTGGCGCTGCTCAACCTCACCCTGGCATTCGTTTACATGAGTACAGCGCTGATCCACGTCTTGGTGCTGATCATGTCGCACATGTTCCTGAAAGAACATCTCACTCAAAAACAGTATATCTCGATGTCGCTTATCGTTGTCGGGATAATCGTCTTCAACCTTTGA
- a CDS encoding sulfotransferase family protein: MVVSLQKLFLNVKNRYIQNKRKENWRDKIQDQMNCSYNDEICKQRIENYPIPLKNEYPCFIFAASWRTGSTLIQRLINASGEIYIWGEPTFLPQLSDLYHKTTNQFKKVAWNRKAGLSDNVGNWIPVVSPSDARVRDAVGAFLTTLYQEESLQKGCARWGFKEVRPNALNHIKLLSEAYPRAKFIFLVRDPYDTYRSIKGKKFHAKFSDPYGPIRVWKKNVQNFLDTSILKTKTKLVRYEELCKITRDNDSLLSEIASHFDIQVTEKMYNELESKVDSTGKYQQLSSSEIDKITYIVGETGASIGYRVAHK, encoded by the coding sequence ATGGTGGTAAGTCTTCAAAAATTATTTCTGAATGTTAAAAATCGATATATTCAAAACAAAAGAAAAGAAAATTGGCGTGATAAGATCCAAGATCAAATGAACTGTTCTTATAATGATGAAATTTGTAAGCAACGGATAGAAAACTATCCTATCCCCTTGAAGAATGAATATCCTTGCTTTATTTTTGCGGCATCATGGCGGACCGGCAGCACATTAATTCAGCGATTAATTAATGCTTCAGGTGAAATATATATATGGGGAGAGCCAACCTTTTTACCTCAACTATCCGATTTGTATCATAAAACTACAAATCAATTTAAAAAAGTGGCTTGGAATAGGAAAGCAGGTCTCTCTGACAATGTCGGGAATTGGATCCCAGTGGTCTCTCCGTCTGATGCTCGCGTGCGAGATGCAGTTGGTGCTTTTCTAACAACGTTGTATCAAGAGGAATCCTTGCAAAAAGGATGTGCTCGATGGGGTTTCAAAGAAGTGAGACCAAATGCCCTGAATCATATAAAATTACTTTCCGAAGCATATCCTCGTGCAAAATTTATTTTTCTGGTTCGAGACCCCTATGATACGTATCGATCTATCAAAGGTAAAAAATTCCATGCAAAATTTTCAGACCCATACGGACCAATCCGGGTGTGGAAAAAAAATGTTCAAAATTTTTTGGACACTTCGATTTTAAAGACTAAAACCAAACTGGTTCGCTACGAAGAATTGTGTAAAATTACAAGAGATAACGATAGCTTGTTATCTGAAATTGCCAGCCATTTTGATATTCAAGTTACAGAGAAAATGTATAATGAGTTGGAGAGCAAAGTTGATTCAACAGGTAAATATCAACAATTATCGTCTTCTGAAATTGATAAAATTACTTATATTGTAGGAGAAACTGGTGCTTCGATCGGATATAGAGTTGCCCATAAGTAA
- a CDS encoding glycosyltransferase family 2 protein, whose product MKYSVVIPVYNSESIVGQTIDRTVVFFTSRSLDYEVILVNDGSTDGSWDILKEKARGNARIRVFDLLKNYGQHTANFCGFQHATGDYLITMDDDLQNSPEEIDKLIKKIHDGHGHDVVFGQFRKKMHASHRKIGTQIIGYMNRKIFAKPKDLVLSNFRIIRRDVVERICSYQTGYPYIPGLVLMFCSKPGNVMVEHHQRKIGKSGYNWIKIVQLVMRILFNYSSFPLRLVTGAGFVLSLLCFALALFYLLRTIITGTSVPGWATVVVLLSFFNGMSLFVLGMLGEYLVRLINQTSRGAIYYVKEAVHE is encoded by the coding sequence ATGAAATATAGTGTTGTTATACCGGTTTACAACAGTGAAAGCATTGTCGGCCAGACGATTGATCGAACTGTTGTATTTTTTACGTCTCGCAGCCTTGATTATGAAGTGATTCTTGTTAATGATGGAAGTACGGATGGAAGTTGGGACATTCTCAAGGAAAAGGCTCGCGGAAATGCAAGGATCAGGGTGTTTGATCTCCTGAAAAATTATGGCCAACATACGGCAAATTTTTGCGGGTTTCAGCATGCAACCGGCGATTACCTCATTACAATGGATGATGATCTGCAGAACTCTCCGGAAGAGATTGATAAACTCATTAAAAAAATTCATGATGGCCATGGGCATGATGTCGTTTTCGGTCAATTCAGGAAAAAAATGCATGCTTCGCATAGAAAGATCGGTACCCAAATAATCGGCTATATGAATAGAAAAATTTTTGCCAAACCCAAAGATCTCGTTCTGTCAAATTTTAGAATTATTCGCAGAGATGTAGTAGAGAGAATCTGCAGCTACCAGACCGGCTACCCTTACATACCGGGGCTGGTTTTGATGTTTTGCTCAAAGCCAGGCAATGTCATGGTGGAACACCATCAAAGGAAGATTGGCAAAAGCGGTTATAACTGGATCAAAATTGTTCAGTTGGTCATGCGGATACTGTTCAACTATTCATCCTTTCCTTTACGTTTGGTGACCGGGGCGGGGTTTGTTTTATCGTTGCTGTGTTTCGCCCTTGCTCTTTTTTACCTGTTAAGAACGATAATTACTGGCACCAGTGTTCCTGGATGGGCAACTGTTGTTGTTTTGCTTTCTTTTTTTAATGGGATGTCACTCTTCGTGCTTGGCATGCTTGGTGAGTATCTTGTCAGACTCATCAATCAGACCAGCCGAGGTGCAATTTATTACGTCAAGGAAGCTGTTCATGAGTAG
- a CDS encoding sulfotransferase family 2 domain-containing protein — protein MLIKREKIIFAHQAKSAGTTLVHMFRKSYGKKNVLRDKDREHLMTPLNLAVWRLWEALRMNKRGRYRVIHGHFRAEKYRRYFPDAFYMTFYRHPVERLASHYFYWLRTPHLAESNPLARWLHEKSPDIVEFAQRLHSRDNQLLYVKYFWPDDFDFIGITEMYDDSLSLLNECLPDLCTEVKPKTSAF, from the coding sequence ATGCTTATTAAGAGAGAAAAAATCATTTTTGCCCATCAGGCCAAGTCGGCAGGAACCACCCTCGTGCATATGTTCCGAAAAAGTTATGGAAAGAAAAATGTTTTACGCGATAAAGACCGTGAGCATCTTATGACACCCTTGAACCTGGCAGTATGGCGTTTATGGGAAGCGTTGCGAATGAACAAACGGGGACGATATAGGGTTATTCATGGACATTTTCGTGCGGAGAAATATCGGCGTTACTTCCCTGATGCCTTTTATATGACTTTTTACAGGCATCCCGTTGAGCGGCTGGCCTCTCATTATTTTTATTGGTTGAGGACCCCGCATCTTGCCGAATCCAATCCTCTTGCCCGATGGCTGCATGAGAAATCGCCAGATATTGTTGAGTTTGCCCAACGACTTCATTCCAGGGATAATCAGTTATTGTATGTGAAATATTTCTGGCCGGATGATTTTGATTTTATCGGTATCACTGAGATGTATGATGATTCATTGAGCTTGCTGAATGAGTGTCTTCCCGATCTGTGCACTGAAGTTAAACCCAAAACAAGCGCGTTTTAA
- a CDS encoding acyltransferase: protein MRKIKEFLLANQVRMRIFNQTFAYIMHLVQCFLNLMPPFIRNFGFRLMLGRCGKNVFFDYNIYLKFPWLIEAGNDVAINRGVQFFPAYHGNHHIRLGNDVYLAPNVCFFASGHDINDLTRLVGDDIVIGDHVWIGANAIILPGVIIGESSVIGAGSVVTKSIPPNSIAVGNPARVIRTKEQWREGESWQNTNVTE from the coding sequence ATGCGGAAAATCAAGGAATTTTTGCTGGCTAACCAGGTGCGCATGCGGATCTTCAACCAGACCTTCGCTTACATCATGCATCTTGTGCAGTGTTTTCTGAATTTGATGCCCCCGTTTATCCGGAACTTCGGGTTCAGGCTTATGTTGGGCCGTTGCGGGAAAAACGTGTTCTTCGATTACAATATTTATCTTAAATTCCCCTGGCTGATCGAAGCAGGTAACGATGTGGCGATCAATCGGGGTGTGCAGTTTTTTCCAGCTTATCACGGCAACCATCACATTAGATTAGGAAACGATGTTTATCTTGCCCCCAATGTTTGTTTTTTTGCCTCTGGCCATGATATAAATGACTTAACTCGACTGGTTGGTGACGACATAGTCATTGGTGATCACGTCTGGATAGGTGCGAATGCTATAATCCTGCCTGGTGTGATAATCGGCGAGAGCAGCGTGATAGGGGCTGGCAGTGTTGTGACGAAGAGTATTCCGCCCAATTCGATTGCTGTCGGTAACCCGGCGCGGGTAATCAGAACGAAAGAACAGTGGCGCGAAGGTGAGAGTTGGCAAAATACAAACGTGACAGAGTGA